A genome region from Hevea brasiliensis isolate MT/VB/25A 57/8 chromosome 7, ASM3005281v1, whole genome shotgun sequence includes the following:
- the LOC110655646 gene encoding 60S ribosomal protein L23 — MSKRGRGGSAGNKFRMSLGLPVAATVNCADNTGAKNLYIISVKGIKGRLNRLPSACVGDMVMATVKKGKPDLRKKVMPAVIVRQRKPWRRKDGVYMYFEDNAGVIVNPKGEMKGSAITGPIGKECADLWPRIASAANAIV, encoded by the exons ATGTCGAAGCGAG GCAGAGGTGGATCTGCTGGGAACAAGTTCAGGATGTCGCTGGGTCTGCCAGTTGCAGCGACGGTGAACTGCGCCGATAACACTGGAGCGAAGAATCTGTACATCATTTCGGTGAAAGGAATCAAGGGCCGCCTCAACCGCTTGCCGTCGGCTTGCGTTGGAGACATGGTGATGGCCACCGTGAAGAAAGGGAAGCCGGATCTCAGGAAGAAGGTCATGCCAGCCGTCATCGTCAGGCAGCGCAAACCCTGGCGCAGAAAGGATGGCGTCTACATGTATTTTGAAG ACAATGCAGGTGTCATTGTGAATCCCAAGGGGGAGATGAAAG GATCTGCTATTACTGGGCCCATTGGCAAAGAGTGTGCTGATTTGTGGCCAAGAATTGCTAGTGCTGCCAATGCTATCGTCTGA